One window of the Micropterus dolomieu isolate WLL.071019.BEF.003 ecotype Adirondacks linkage group LG08, ASM2129224v1, whole genome shotgun sequence genome contains the following:
- the LOC123975849 gene encoding helix-loop-helix protein 2-like has protein sequence MMLSPDQHEADLPCGQTDTETHLDHFNVQRGFVPAEPGDREGKARSVHVPALSREEKRRRRRATAKYRSAHATRERVRVVAFNVAFADLRKLLPTLPPDKKLSKIEILRLAICYISYLNHVLDV, from the coding sequence ATGATGCTCAGTCCAGACCAGCACGAGGCCGACCTGCCCTGCGGACAAACGGACACTGAGACCCATCTGGACCATTTCAACGTGCAGCGTGGGTTCGTGCCGGCCGAGCCCGGGGACCGAGAGGGCAAGGCGCGCTCCGTGCACGTGCCCGCTCTCAGCAGGGAGGAGAAGAGGCGGAGGAGGCGCGCGACAGCTAAATATCGTTCCGCGCACGCCACCAGGGAGCGGGTCCGTGTCGTGGCCTTCAACGTGGCGTTTGCGGATCTGAGGAAACTGCTTCCAACTCTCCCACCAGACAAGAAGTTGTCCAAGATTGAGATCCTGCGACTCGCGATTTGTTACATCTCCTACCTCAACCACGTGCTGGATGTTTAG
- the LOC123974759 gene encoding vang-like protein 1, whose protein sequence is MDTESTHSGYSYHSSRSGRSNRHGDRSRERHKASSSKDSSRSERSVVINPPDTPSQDSPVHNGEPLPGEPSPPADHGDETQAPVGSRSSSMAELISCEQ, encoded by the exons ATGGACACTGAATCGACCCACTCGGGCTACTCCTATCACTCCAGCCGCTCCGGGAGATCAAACCGACATGG GGATCGAAGCCGTGAGCGGCACAAGGCCAGCAGCAGTAAAGACAGCAGTCGATCAGAGAGGTCTGTTGTCATCAACCCCCCTGACACACCCTCCCAGGACTCCCCTGTTCACAATGGAGAGCCGCTGCCAGGAGAACCCTCACCACCAGCCGATCATGGAGATGAGACCCAG GCTCCTGTTGGCAGTCGCTCCTCCAGCATGGCTGAGTTAATTAGCTGTGAGCAGTGA